The following proteins are co-located in the Polymorphospora rubra genome:
- the pheT gene encoding phenylalanine--tRNA ligase subunit beta produces the protein MRVPISWLREHVDLPADLTAERLEQALVGLGLEVESIVDLRATVTGQLVVGEVREIEELTGFKKPIRFCRVDVGAANGTGEPQEIVCGATNFAVGDRVVVILPGGELPGGFRIGARKTYGRNSNGMICSVRELGLGEDHAGILVLPADGPARPGDDARPVVGLDEIVVEVEITPDRGYAMSVRGIARELAHSFGVPFRDPGLVPAPGATPQPAYPVEVRDPLGCDRFAGRVVRGIDPTAASPEWMSRRLTLAGIRSISLAVDITNYVMLELGQPMHAFDLARLTGPLVVRRATAGEKLTTLDGVVRVLDAEDMIICDDSGPISLAAVMGGQTSEVMPETTEVLFEAAHWDPVMVGRTARRHKLFSEAAKRWERGVDPALPLVAVERAVTLLTEHGGGTAGAEILDFDQVAPPTPVDLDVTLPARRVGVAYPPARVVALLEEIGCTVTSAGGVAPGTGTGDRIGVTPPTWRPDLTDPADLVEEVARLDGYDNVPGALPLAPAGRGLTDEQRRRRSVARTLAETGFVEVLSYPFVGPEMLDGLGLPADDPRRSAIRLANPLSDEEPLLRTTLLGPLLGILRRNVGRGHRDLALYEIGMVFEPRADAGRPPVMGVDDRPSPAEFAAADATVPHQPWHVAAVLTGDIDPAGWWGGGRPADWSDAVRAARTVVEVAGIPDDRVTVRSGDRAPWHPGRCAEVLVDDTVVGYAGELHPRVVAALELPRRTCAVELNLDALPAAPVVPAPRVSGFPPALIDVALVVDSAVPAESVQDALAEGAGDLLESVRLFDVYTSEQLGAGRRSLAYKLTFRAPDRTLTGEEAVAARDAAVSRAASRFGAVLRGA, from the coding sequence ATGCGAGTTCCTATTTCCTGGCTGCGCGAGCACGTCGACCTGCCCGCCGACCTGACCGCGGAGCGGCTGGAGCAGGCCCTGGTCGGCCTCGGCCTCGAGGTCGAGTCCATCGTGGACCTTCGGGCGACGGTGACCGGTCAGCTGGTCGTCGGCGAGGTCCGCGAGATCGAGGAGCTGACCGGCTTCAAGAAGCCGATCCGGTTCTGCCGGGTCGACGTCGGCGCCGCCAACGGCACCGGCGAGCCGCAGGAGATCGTCTGCGGGGCCACCAACTTCGCCGTCGGTGACCGGGTCGTGGTGATCCTGCCGGGCGGCGAGCTGCCCGGCGGGTTCCGGATCGGCGCCCGCAAGACGTACGGCCGCAACTCCAACGGCATGATCTGCTCGGTCCGCGAGCTGGGGCTCGGCGAGGACCACGCCGGCATCCTGGTGCTGCCGGCCGACGGCCCGGCCCGGCCCGGCGACGACGCACGGCCGGTCGTCGGGCTCGACGAGATCGTCGTCGAGGTCGAGATCACCCCGGACCGTGGCTACGCGATGTCGGTGCGCGGCATCGCCCGCGAGCTGGCGCACTCGTTCGGGGTGCCGTTCCGTGACCCCGGCCTGGTGCCGGCGCCGGGCGCGACCCCGCAGCCGGCCTACCCGGTCGAGGTCCGCGACCCGCTCGGCTGCGACCGGTTCGCCGGCCGGGTGGTCCGCGGCATCGACCCGACGGCCGCCTCGCCGGAGTGGATGTCCCGGCGGCTGACCCTGGCCGGCATCCGCAGCATCTCGCTGGCGGTCGACATCACCAACTACGTGATGCTGGAGCTGGGCCAGCCGATGCACGCCTTCGACCTGGCCCGGCTCACCGGTCCGCTGGTCGTGCGGCGGGCCACCGCGGGGGAGAAGCTGACCACGCTCGACGGGGTGGTCCGGGTCCTCGACGCCGAGGACATGATCATCTGTGACGACAGCGGCCCGATCTCGCTGGCCGCGGTGATGGGTGGGCAGACCAGCGAGGTCATGCCGGAGACCACCGAGGTCCTCTTCGAGGCGGCGCACTGGGACCCGGTGATGGTCGGCCGCACCGCCCGCCGGCACAAGCTGTTCAGCGAGGCCGCCAAGCGGTGGGAGCGTGGCGTCGACCCGGCGCTGCCGCTGGTCGCCGTCGAGCGCGCCGTCACCCTGCTCACCGAGCACGGCGGCGGCACGGCCGGTGCCGAGATCCTCGACTTCGACCAGGTCGCCCCGCCGACGCCGGTCGACCTCGACGTGACGCTGCCGGCCCGCCGGGTCGGCGTGGCCTACCCGCCGGCCCGCGTGGTCGCCCTCCTGGAGGAGATCGGCTGCACCGTCACCTCGGCGGGTGGCGTCGCGCCCGGCACCGGCACCGGCGACCGGATCGGCGTCACCCCGCCGACCTGGCGGCCCGACCTGACCGACCCGGCCGACCTCGTCGAGGAGGTCGCCCGCCTCGACGGCTACGACAACGTGCCCGGCGCCCTGCCGCTGGCCCCGGCCGGCCGGGGACTCACCGACGAGCAGCGCCGGCGCCGCTCCGTCGCCCGTACCCTCGCCGAGACCGGGTTCGTCGAGGTGCTGTCGTATCCGTTCGTCGGCCCGGAGATGCTCGACGGTCTGGGCCTGCCGGCCGACGACCCCCGCCGGTCGGCGATCCGGCTGGCCAACCCGCTGTCCGACGAGGAGCCGCTGCTGCGCACGACGCTGCTCGGCCCGCTGCTGGGCATCCTGCGCCGCAACGTCGGACGCGGCCACCGCGACCTGGCGCTGTACGAGATCGGGATGGTCTTCGAACCGCGTGCCGATGCCGGCCGGCCCCCGGTGATGGGGGTCGACGACCGGCCGTCGCCGGCCGAGTTCGCCGCCGCCGACGCGACCGTGCCGCACCAGCCCTGGCACGTGGCGGCGGTGCTCACCGGCGACATCGACCCGGCCGGCTGGTGGGGCGGTGGCCGCCCGGCCGACTGGTCCGACGCGGTGCGGGCCGCCCGGACCGTGGTCGAGGTGGCCGGCATCCCCGACGACCGGGTCACCGTCCGCTCCGGTGACCGGGCGCCGTGGCATCCGGGGCGCTGTGCCGAGGTGCTCGTCGACGACACGGTCGTCGGATACGCCGGCGAGCTGCACCCGCGGGTCGTGGCGGCACTGGAACTGCCCCGGCGTACCTGCGCGGTGGAGCTGAACCTCGACGCGCTGCCGGCCGCGCCGGTGGTGCCCGCCCCACGCGTCTCCGGCTTCCCGCCGGCCCTGATCGACGTGGCGCTGGTCGTCGACTCGGCCGTCCCGGCCGAATCGGTGCAGGACGCCCTCGCGGAGGGCGCCGGTGACCTGCTGGAGTCGGTACGTCTGTTCGACGTCTACACCTCCGAGCAGCTCGGTGCGGGGCGGCGGTCGCTGGCGTACAAGCTGACCTTCCGGGCGCCGGACCGGACGCTGACCGGCGAGGAGGCGGTGGCCGCCCGCGACGCGGCGGTCTCGCGGGCGGCGTCCCGGTTCGGTGCGGTGCTGCGCGGCGCCTGA
- a CDS encoding S26 family signal peptidase, producing MAVCALLAAFAVTAAGVAWWVRRRWLVVSIAGDSMRPTLRPGDRVVARRTTLAGIRRGDVVVVRTPAGWSATPPRGLLVKRAVALPGDPVPSDVAVQPAGGGRRVPPGRLVLFGDNPPASRDSRHIGYFTATDLLGVVVGPRRYGRRGPT from the coding sequence ATGGCGGTCTGCGCGCTCCTGGCCGCCTTCGCGGTGACGGCGGCCGGGGTCGCGTGGTGGGTCCGGCGGCGTTGGCTGGTCGTGTCGATCGCCGGCGACAGCATGCGGCCGACGCTGCGGCCGGGCGACCGGGTGGTCGCCCGGCGCACCACCCTGGCCGGGATCCGCCGTGGCGACGTCGTCGTGGTGCGGACCCCGGCCGGCTGGTCCGCCACCCCGCCGCGCGGCCTGCTGGTCAAGCGGGCGGTGGCGCTGCCGGGTGACCCGGTGCCGTCCGACGTCGCGGTCCAGCCGGCCGGCGGGGGTCGGCGGGTGCCGCCCGGCCGCCTGGTGCTGTTCGGCGACAACCCGCCGGCCAGCCGCGACTCGCGGCACATCGGTTACTTCACCGCGACCGACCTGCTCGGCGTCGTCGTCGGGCCCCGCCGGTACGGCCGGCGGGGCCCGACCTGA
- a CDS encoding sulfite oxidase-like oxidoreductase produces MGIVTPGFQGRRRTTQPALPPGQYLVEDFPVLSAGPTPRVDLDHWEFVIATETGAEHRWTWPQLMALPSEDPTVDIHCVTRWSKLGTTWRGVSLDTLLADVETTADYALVRSYGGYTTNLPLADLRDGQAWIAYRFDGADLAPEHGGPARMIVPHLYFWKSAKWVRGMRLLREDEPGFWETAGYHDYGDPWREQRYQGD; encoded by the coding sequence ATGGGCATCGTCACGCCCGGCTTCCAGGGCCGCCGGCGCACCACGCAGCCGGCCCTGCCGCCCGGGCAGTACCTGGTCGAGGACTTCCCGGTGCTGTCGGCCGGTCCCACGCCGCGAGTCGACCTCGATCACTGGGAGTTCGTGATCGCCACCGAGACGGGCGCCGAACACCGTTGGACCTGGCCGCAGTTGATGGCGCTGCCCAGCGAGGACCCGACGGTCGACATCCACTGCGTCACCCGGTGGTCCAAACTCGGCACGACGTGGCGGGGCGTCTCGCTGGACACCCTGCTCGCCGACGTCGAGACCACCGCCGACTACGCGCTGGTGCGGTCGTACGGCGGCTACACCACCAACCTGCCGCTGGCCGACCTGCGCGACGGGCAGGCGTGGATCGCGTACCGGTTCGACGGCGCGGACCTGGCGCCCGAGCACGGTGGCCCGGCCCGGATGATCGTCCCGCACCTGTACTTCTGGAAGTCGGCGAAATGGGTGCGCGGAATGCGGCTGCTGCGCGAGGACGAACCGGGTTTCTGGGAGACGGCCGGCTACCACGACTACGGTGACCCGTGGCGCGAGCAGCGGTACCAGGGGGACTGA
- a CDS encoding ferredoxin reductase: protein MARAAVPGGLSPRLAWRVGRLVEIRDETPTARTLVLEVAGWPGHLAGQHVDVRLTAQDGYQASRSYSLAAPQDGERVEMTVQRVPDGEVSPYLVQTYRIGDPVEVRGPVGGWFVWRPTDTAPVLLVAGGSGIVPLMAMVRARRAACSRVPFRLICSARAPDDLFYADELRRRVRDDAGLDVAYVWTRQAPPQWPGPPRRISVADVNTHGWPSDLAPVCYVCGPTGFVEAVADILVALGHDPRRIRTERFGPTGG from the coding sequence GTGGCGCGAGCAGCGGTACCAGGGGGACTGAGTCCGCGGCTCGCCTGGCGGGTCGGCCGCCTGGTGGAAATCCGCGACGAGACCCCGACCGCCCGGACGCTGGTCCTCGAGGTGGCCGGCTGGCCGGGACACCTGGCCGGGCAGCACGTCGACGTGCGGCTCACCGCGCAGGACGGATACCAGGCTTCGCGCAGCTATTCGCTGGCCGCGCCGCAGGACGGCGAGCGGGTGGAGATGACCGTGCAGCGGGTGCCGGACGGTGAGGTGTCGCCGTACCTGGTGCAGACGTACCGGATCGGTGACCCGGTCGAGGTCCGCGGTCCGGTCGGTGGCTGGTTCGTGTGGCGGCCGACGGACACCGCGCCGGTGCTGCTGGTCGCGGGCGGGTCGGGGATCGTGCCGCTGATGGCGATGGTCCGCGCCCGCCGGGCGGCCTGCAGCCGGGTGCCGTTCCGGCTGATCTGTTCGGCGCGTGCGCCCGACGACCTGTTCTACGCGGACGAGTTGCGCCGCCGGGTCCGCGACGACGCCGGCCTGGACGTCGCGTACGTCTGGACCCGCCAGGCGCCGCCGCAGTGGCCGGGGCCGCCGCGGCGGATCTCGGTGGCGGACGTGAACACCCACGGCTGGCCGTCCGACCTGGCGCCGGTCTGTTACGTGTGCGGGCCGACGGGGTTCGTGGAGGCGGTCGCCGACATCCTCGTCGCGCTCGGGCACGATCCGCGCCGGATCCGTACCGAGCGGTTCGGCCCCACCGGAGGTTGA
- a CDS encoding DUF6510 family protein: protein MTEQYVDGNALAGPLRELFAVDMTAADGRCVSCGLDAPVAALLVYDHGPGLVARCPNCSGVVLRLVRSPQAAWLDLRGVECLRIPMPPEGRVIV, encoded by the coding sequence ATGACCGAGCAGTATGTCGATGGAAACGCGCTGGCCGGTCCGTTGCGGGAGCTCTTCGCGGTCGACATGACGGCCGCGGACGGTCGGTGCGTCTCGTGCGGGCTGGACGCGCCGGTGGCGGCGCTGCTGGTCTACGACCACGGACCGGGGTTGGTGGCGCGATGCCCGAACTGTTCCGGGGTGGTGTTGCGGCTGGTCCGATCGCCGCAGGCGGCGTGGCTCGACCTGCGCGGTGTGGAGTGCCTGCGGATCCCGATGCCGCCGGAAGGCCGGGTTATCGTTTGA
- the argC gene encoding N-acetyl-gamma-glutamyl-phosphate reductase, producing the protein MGIRVAVAGASGYAGGELLRILAGHPEFDLVAATAHTQAGARISAVHPQLAGLDLTLVETGPATLADADLVFLALPHGQSAALAAQLPDGVRVVDLGADHRLADADAWTRYYGGTHAGAWTYGLPELPGARAAIAGSTRVAATGCYAAAISLALAPLIAAGAVEPTDVVVVAASGTSGAGRAAKVNLLGSEVMGDLTPYKVGAHQHVPEIKQATGAASLSFTPVLAPMPRGILATVTARPTGAADPRDVLTATYADASFVHVLPEGAWPHTAATLGSNSCHLQATVDVDSGRVIVTSAIDNLGKGAAGQAVQCANLMFDLPETTGLSVFGVAP; encoded by the coding sequence ATGGGTATCAGGGTCGCGGTGGCCGGAGCGAGTGGATACGCGGGCGGGGAACTGCTCCGCATCCTCGCCGGGCACCCCGAGTTCGACCTCGTCGCCGCCACCGCACACACCCAGGCCGGGGCACGGATCTCCGCCGTACACCCGCAGTTGGCCGGCCTCGACCTGACGCTCGTCGAAACCGGGCCGGCGACCCTCGCCGACGCGGACCTGGTCTTCCTGGCGCTGCCGCACGGCCAGTCCGCGGCGCTCGCCGCGCAACTGCCCGATGGTGTGCGGGTCGTCGACCTCGGCGCCGACCATCGGCTCGCCGACGCCGACGCCTGGACCCGCTACTACGGCGGCACGCACGCCGGCGCCTGGACCTACGGCCTGCCCGAGCTGCCCGGCGCCCGGGCCGCCATCGCCGGATCCACCCGGGTCGCCGCGACCGGCTGCTACGCCGCCGCGATCAGCCTCGCGCTGGCGCCGCTGATCGCCGCCGGTGCCGTCGAGCCCACCGACGTGGTCGTCGTCGCCGCGTCCGGCACCTCCGGCGCCGGCCGCGCCGCCAAGGTCAACCTGCTCGGCAGCGAGGTGATGGGCGACCTGACGCCCTACAAGGTCGGCGCCCACCAGCACGTGCCCGAGATCAAGCAGGCCACCGGCGCGGCCAGCCTGTCGTTCACCCCGGTTCTCGCACCGATGCCGCGCGGCATCCTGGCGACCGTCACCGCCCGGCCCACCGGAGCGGCCGACCCGCGTGACGTGCTCACCGCCACCTACGCCGACGCTTCGTTCGTGCACGTGCTGCCGGAGGGTGCGTGGCCGCACACCGCCGCCACGCTGGGCTCCAACTCCTGCCACCTCCAGGCCACCGTCGACGTCGACTCCGGCCGCGTGATCGTCACCAGCGCGATCGACAACCTCGGCAAGGGCGCCGCCGGCCAGGCCGTGCAGTGCGCCAACCTGATGTTCGACCTGCCGGAGACCACCGGCCTGTCCGTATTCGGAGTTGCACCGTGA
- the argJ gene encoding bifunctional glutamate N-acetyltransferase/amino-acid acetyltransferase ArgJ, with translation MSVTTPKGFRAAGVTAGLKSSGARDVALIVNDGPDATVAAVFTTNRVKAAPVLWTQQVVRGGVVRAIVLNSGGANACTGPLGFQDTHATAERTATALSRSSARLLIGASEVAVCSTGLIGERLPMDRLLPGIGSAVRALARSGGPAAAEAIMTTDTRPKTTVAAGTGWTVGGMAKGAGMLAPGLATMLSVLTTDAVAGADALDEALRAACRRTFDRVDSDGCMSTNDTVILLASGASGIEPSQEELTAAVTAACHDLAQQLVADAEGATKQIAIEVFGAASEDDAVEVGRSVARNNLVKTALFGNDPNWGRILAAVGTTAAAFEPDGIDVAVNGVWVCRAGTAADDRSKVDLSGRDVTIEVNLNAGGDRATIWTNDLSHAYVHENSAYST, from the coding sequence GTGAGCGTGACCACGCCGAAGGGGTTCCGGGCGGCCGGGGTGACCGCCGGGCTGAAGTCCAGCGGGGCCCGTGACGTGGCACTGATCGTCAACGACGGACCGGATGCCACCGTCGCCGCGGTCTTCACCACCAACCGGGTCAAGGCCGCGCCGGTGCTGTGGACCCAGCAGGTGGTCCGTGGCGGAGTCGTGCGGGCGATCGTCCTCAACTCCGGTGGTGCCAACGCGTGCACCGGACCGCTGGGGTTCCAGGACACCCACGCCACCGCCGAACGCACCGCCACCGCGCTGAGCCGTTCCAGTGCCCGGCTGCTGATCGGGGCCAGTGAGGTCGCGGTCTGCTCGACGGGGCTGATCGGCGAGCGGTTGCCGATGGACCGGCTGCTGCCCGGGATCGGCTCGGCGGTACGGGCGCTGGCCCGCAGCGGTGGTCCGGCCGCCGCCGAGGCGATCATGACGACGGACACCCGTCCGAAGACGACCGTGGCCGCCGGCACCGGCTGGACCGTCGGCGGCATGGCCAAGGGCGCGGGCATGCTCGCTCCGGGCCTCGCGACCATGCTCAGCGTGCTCACCACCGACGCGGTCGCCGGGGCGGACGCTCTCGACGAGGCGCTGCGGGCGGCGTGCCGGCGGACCTTCGACCGGGTCGACTCCGACGGCTGCATGTCCACCAACGACACCGTGATCCTGCTGGCCAGCGGCGCCTCCGGCATCGAACCGTCGCAGGAGGAGCTGACCGCGGCGGTGACCGCCGCCTGCCACGATCTGGCGCAGCAGCTCGTCGCCGACGCCGAGGGCGCCACCAAGCAGATCGCGATCGAGGTCTTCGGCGCGGCGAGCGAGGACGACGCGGTCGAGGTCGGCCGGTCGGTGGCCCGCAACAACCTGGTCAAGACAGCGTTGTTCGGCAACGACCCCAACTGGGGCCGGATCCTCGCGGCGGTCGGCACGACGGCGGCCGCCTTCGAGCCGGACGGGATCGACGTGGCGGTCAACGGGGTGTGGGTGTGCCGGGCGGGCACCGCCGCCGACGACCGGTCGAAGGTGGACCTGTCGGGTCGGGACGTCACGATCGAGGTCAATCTGAACGCCGGCGGCGACCGCGCCACCATCTGGACCAACGATCTGTCGCATGCGTATGTGCACGAGAACTCGGCGTACAGCACATGA
- the argB gene encoding acetylglutamate kinase: MSARSAAQRKHELAQEKAATFIEALPWLARFHGATVVVKYGGNAMIDPGLQRAFAADMVFLRYVGLRPVVVHGGGPQISAMLGRLGIPSEFKGGLRVTTPEAMDVVRMVLVGQVGRELVGLINEHGPFAVGLSGEDARLFTAIRRPAYVDGEPVDIGQVGDVDAVNVSAVADLIGAGRIPVISTVAPDADGVLHNLNADTAAAALAVALDARKLIVLTDVSGLYADWPDTTSLVDRITVAELAKLLPRLEAGMVPKMEACLRAVQGGVPAAHVVDGRVAHSTLLEVFTSEGFGTMVVADAEGTATHDGKTVNGS, from the coding sequence ATGAGCGCGAGGAGTGCAGCGCAGCGGAAGCACGAACTGGCGCAGGAGAAGGCGGCGACCTTCATCGAGGCGCTGCCGTGGCTGGCCCGGTTCCACGGTGCCACCGTCGTCGTCAAGTACGGCGGCAACGCGATGATCGACCCGGGGCTGCAGCGGGCGTTCGCCGCCGACATGGTCTTCCTGCGTTACGTCGGCCTCCGGCCGGTCGTGGTGCACGGCGGCGGCCCGCAGATCTCGGCGATGCTGGGCCGGTTGGGGATTCCCAGCGAGTTCAAGGGCGGACTGCGCGTCACCACGCCCGAGGCGATGGACGTCGTGCGGATGGTGCTCGTCGGTCAGGTCGGCCGTGAACTCGTCGGCCTGATCAACGAACACGGCCCGTTCGCGGTGGGACTGTCCGGTGAGGATGCCCGGCTGTTCACCGCCATCCGACGGCCCGCGTACGTCGATGGTGAGCCGGTGGACATCGGCCAGGTCGGTGACGTGGACGCCGTCAACGTGTCCGCGGTCGCGGACCTGATCGGTGCCGGCCGGATCCCGGTCATCTCGACGGTGGCGCCGGACGCCGACGGGGTGTTGCACAACCTCAACGCGGACACCGCGGCGGCGGCGCTCGCGGTCGCGCTCGACGCCCGCAAGCTGATCGTGCTGACCGACGTGTCCGGCCTGTATGCCGACTGGCCGGACACCACCAGCCTCGTCGACCGGATCACCGTTGCCGAGCTGGCCAAGCTGCTGCCCCGGCTGGAGGCCGGGATGGTGCCGAAGATGGAGGCGTGCCTGCGGGCGGTGCAGGGTGGGGTGCCCGCCGCCCACGTCGTCGACGGCCGGGTGGCGCATTCCACGCTGCTGGAGGTCTTCACCTCCGAAGGCTTCGGCACGATGGTCGTCGCGGATGCCGAGGGCACCGCGACACACGACGGGAAGACGGTGAACGGATCATGA
- a CDS encoding acetylornithine transaminase yields MTTLVDRWRQSMMDNYGTPPLALVSGSGAVVVDEAGKQYVDLLGGIAVNSLGHAHPAVVAAVSKQVATLGHVSNLFVAEPPVALAELLLALAGRPGRVFFANSGAEVNEAAFKLSRLTGRGHVVSTVGGFHGRTMGALALTGQPTKADPFRPLPGDVTHVQYGDVAALAAAVTAETAMVILEPIQGENGVCVPPPGYLGAAREITTRHGALLVIDEVQTGMGRTGHWFAHQADGIEPDVVTLAKGLGGGLPIGACIAFGPAADLLAPGAHGSTFGGNPVSCAAALAVVSTIANEGLLDHVKRTGERLRHGIEALGHPLVTEVRGAGLLLGVVLCAPASGAVAGVLRDAGFLVNPVQPNVLRLAPPLVLTAEQVDAFVAALPAALDAATPNEVQK; encoded by the coding sequence ATGACCACCCTGGTCGACCGCTGGCGGCAGTCCATGATGGACAACTATGGGACGCCGCCGCTGGCACTGGTCAGCGGCTCCGGCGCGGTCGTCGTCGACGAGGCGGGCAAGCAGTACGTCGACCTGCTCGGCGGCATCGCCGTCAACAGCCTCGGCCACGCCCACCCGGCCGTGGTCGCCGCGGTCTCGAAGCAGGTCGCCACGCTCGGCCACGTCTCGAACCTGTTCGTGGCCGAACCGCCGGTCGCGCTCGCCGAACTGCTGCTGGCCCTCGCCGGCCGGCCGGGCCGGGTCTTCTTCGCGAACTCGGGGGCGGAGGTCAACGAGGCGGCGTTCAAGCTGTCCCGGTTGACCGGCCGTGGCCACGTCGTGTCGACCGTCGGCGGCTTCCACGGCCGCACGATGGGCGCGCTGGCCCTGACCGGCCAGCCGACCAAGGCCGACCCGTTCCGGCCGCTGCCCGGCGACGTCACCCACGTCCAGTACGGCGATGTCGCCGCCCTGGCGGCCGCGGTCACCGCGGAGACGGCCATGGTGATCCTCGAGCCGATCCAGGGCGAGAACGGCGTGTGCGTGCCGCCGCCCGGCTACCTCGGCGCGGCCCGGGAGATCACCACCCGGCACGGCGCGCTGCTCGTCATCGACGAGGTGCAGACCGGGATGGGGCGTACCGGCCACTGGTTCGCCCACCAGGCCGACGGCATCGAACCCGACGTGGTGACCCTGGCCAAGGGGCTCGGTGGTGGCCTCCCGATCGGCGCCTGCATCGCCTTCGGGCCGGCCGCCGACCTGCTCGCCCCGGGCGCCCACGGCAGCACCTTCGGCGGCAACCCGGTCAGCTGCGCCGCCGCCCTGGCGGTCGTCAGCACCATCGCCAACGAGGGACTGCTCGACCACGTCAAACGGACCGGCGAACGGCTGCGGCACGGCATCGAGGCGCTCGGCCATCCGCTGGTCACCGAGGTACGCGGTGCCGGGCTGCTGCTCGGCGTCGTACTGTGCGCGCCGGCTTCGGGTGCGGTCGCCGGGGTGCTGCGCGACGCCGGCTTCCTCGTCAACCCGGTCCAGCCGAACGTGTTGCGGCTCGCGCCGCCGCTGGTCCTGACCGCCGAGCAGGTCGACGCGTTCGTCGCCGCCCTGCCGGCCGCACTCGATGCCGCGACACCGAACGAGGTGCAGAAGTGA
- the argF gene encoding ornithine carbamoyltransferase, with translation MTTRHFLRDDDLTPAEQSAVLDLAEQIKAEPFRERPLAGPRSVAVLFDKQSLRTRLSFDVGIAELGGNAIIVDSGGTHFGRGETLADASRVLSRYVTAIVMRTHGDDRIAEVAAASSVPVINALTDGFHPCQLLADLLTVRERCGGTTGRTLAYVGDAANNMSRSYLVAGATAGMHVRVAGPVGYDPDPEVVATATAIAAGTGGSVQVLRDPREAVTGADVVATDTWTSMGQEHDGRDRLTPFWPYQINKELLAAAPNAIVLHCLPAHRGEEITDEVMDGDRSAVFDEAENRVHAQKALITWLLRQEERR, from the coding sequence GTGACCACCCGGCATTTCCTGCGTGACGACGACCTGACGCCGGCCGAGCAGTCGGCCGTGCTCGACCTGGCCGAGCAGATCAAGGCGGAGCCGTTCCGGGAACGGCCGTTGGCCGGCCCCCGGTCGGTGGCGGTGCTCTTCGACAAGCAGAGCCTGCGGACCCGGCTGTCGTTCGACGTCGGCATCGCCGAACTCGGTGGCAACGCGATCATCGTCGACTCCGGCGGCACCCACTTCGGGCGCGGCGAGACGCTCGCCGACGCCTCCCGGGTGCTGTCCCGCTACGTGACGGCGATCGTGATGCGGACCCACGGCGACGACCGGATCGCCGAGGTCGCGGCCGCGTCGTCGGTGCCGGTGATCAACGCCCTGACCGACGGCTTCCACCCGTGCCAACTCCTTGCCGATCTGTTGACCGTGCGGGAGCGGTGCGGCGGCACCACCGGCCGGACCCTGGCGTACGTCGGTGACGCCGCCAACAACATGTCCCGGTCGTACCTGGTGGCCGGCGCGACGGCCGGCATGCACGTCCGGGTCGCCGGCCCCGTCGGCTACGACCCGGATCCGGAGGTCGTCGCCACGGCGACCGCGATCGCGGCCGGCACCGGCGGATCGGTCCAGGTGCTGCGTGACCCGCGTGAGGCGGTCACGGGCGCCGACGTGGTGGCGACCGACACGTGGACGTCGATGGGCCAGGAACACGACGGCCGTGACCGGCTCACCCCGTTCTGGCCCTACCAGATCAACAAGGAGCTGCTGGCGGCCGCACCAAACGCGATCGTGCTGCACTGCCTTCCCGCACACCGCGGCGAGGAGATCACCGATGAGGTCATGGACGGCGACCGCAGCGCCGTGTTCGACGAGGCGGAAAACCGGGTACACGCGCAGAAGGCGCTGATCACCTGGTTGCTGCGCCAGGAGGAGCGCCGGTGA
- a CDS encoding arginine repressor translates to MTGPVTRTARHARIVELIRDKVVHSQTELADLLAGDGIQVTQATLSRDLEELGAVKVRGGDGGPAVYLIPEDGMRPLRDAVQAPARLVRLLRELLTSVDASGNMAVLRTPPGAAQFLASALDRSGLPEVVGTIAGDDTILVVARDTVGGAALAAKLADWAVTPPAGSEHS, encoded by the coding sequence ATGACCGGGCCGGTGACCCGTACGGCGCGGCATGCCCGCATCGTCGAGCTGATCCGGGACAAGGTGGTCCACTCACAGACCGAACTCGCCGACCTGCTCGCCGGTGACGGCATCCAGGTGACCCAGGCCACCCTGTCACGTGACCTGGAAGAACTCGGCGCGGTCAAGGTCCGCGGCGGCGACGGCGGGCCCGCCGTCTACCTCATCCCCGAGGACGGGATGCGGCCGCTGCGCGACGCCGTGCAGGCCCCGGCCCGCCTGGTGCGGCTGCTGCGGGAGTTGCTGACCAGCGTCGACGCCAGCGGCAACATGGCCGTGCTACGCACCCCGCCGGGCGCCGCCCAGTTCCTGGCCAGCGCGCTGGACCGCTCCGGGCTGCCGGAGGTGGTCGGCACCATCGCCGGCGACGACACCATCCTCGTCGTGGCGAGGGACACCGTCGGCGGCGCCGCGCTCGCCGCGAAGCTGGCGGACTGGGCGGTCACCCCGCCGGCCGGCTCCGAACACTCCTAG